A stretch of DNA from Yoonia sp. G8-12:
ACGGCGTGAAACTGGACCTACCAGGCCCAGCAATCTGCCGTTGCCACTACGCGGTCGATGCGCCAAACTACGCCCAACAGGGAGATACGACATGCGCAAGTTCTTGGTCGTTTTGGATGACAGCCGCGAGTGCCTCAATGCAATGCGCTTTGCCGCGATGCGTGCGTCGCACACTGGCGGCGGGGTCACGGTTCTGTCGATTATTCCGCCTGATGAGTTTAATCACTGGATCGGTGTGGGCGAGATCATGCGCGCCGAAGCGCGCGAAAGGATCGAAGTTCACTTCGAAGTTTTTGCCAAATGGATGCGCGACAAACAAAATGTCGACCCCGAACTGGTGATCCGGGAAGGCGAGCCACTGCATGAAATCATCGCCCACGTAAAAGAAGACCCCGACATCGGTGTGCTGGTTTTGGGCGCGGGCGACGACAACAAAGGCCCTGGCCCTCTGGTTACGCAACTTAGTAAGCAATCCGGCAGCCTGCCTGTCCCCATCACGATTGTTCCGGGTGATTTGTCCAAGGAACGGCTCGAAGCGATCACATAGACCCGGCGCATTCTTTACTTTAGAATCATTCCAAACCTTGACTCTTGGGCCAAGCGACCGCATATCTAAAGCCTGACAAAAAAGGTTGGCCACATGTTCATCCAGACTGAATCGACACCTAATCCCGCAACGCTCAAGTTTCTGCCCGGTCAGAATGTGCTTGAGGTCGGCACCGCTGACTTCCCAAGCCTAGAGGCCGCCGAAAACTCGCCTCTGGCCAAGCGCATCTTCGCCGCTGGCGGTGTCTCGGGCGTATTCTTTGGCCTTGATTTCGTAACAGTGACGAAGGCCGAAGAGGTTGAGTGGGACCATATCAAGCCCGGCATCCTTGGCGCGATCATGGAACACTATCAATCGGGTCAACCCGTGATGGCCGAGGATCATAAACCGGTCAGCGGTCATGCCGAACACACTGGCGAAGACGCTGAAATTGTGGGCCAGATCAAAGAACTTCTCGACACCCGCGTACGCCCTGCCGTGGCACAAGACGGCGGCGACATCACGTTTCATGGGTTCGAACGCGGCATCGTTTATCTGCATATGCAAGGCGCATGTGCTGGCTGCCCGTCTTCGACCCTGACCCTCAAGATGGG
This window harbors:
- a CDS encoding NifU family protein, which gives rise to MFIQTESTPNPATLKFLPGQNVLEVGTADFPSLEAAENSPLAKRIFAAGGVSGVFFGLDFVTVTKAEEVEWDHIKPGILGAIMEHYQSGQPVMAEDHKPVSGHAEHTGEDAEIVGQIKELLDTRVRPAVAQDGGDITFHGFERGIVYLHMQGACAGCPSSTLTLKMGIENLLRHYIPEVVEVRPVAA
- a CDS encoding universal stress protein yields the protein MRKFLVVLDDSRECLNAMRFAAMRASHTGGGVTVLSIIPPDEFNHWIGVGEIMRAEARERIEVHFEVFAKWMRDKQNVDPELVIREGEPLHEIIAHVKEDPDIGVLVLGAGDDNKGPGPLVTQLSKQSGSLPVPITIVPGDLSKERLEAIT